The genomic DNA GTCATATTATTATTAATTAAACGGGAAGAACTGAAGAAATATCGTTAAATCACAAATGAAGCATCTTACTCATAAGGGTATGCGCCAATCCAGTATTCCCCTGTACCCGTAAGATTAAAATATAAATTCCCGGTGAAAGATCTATATTTGATTTTAAAGGTATCCAGTTAACTTCATAGCCACCCATATCTCTTGAATCATTGAGAATTGTAGCGACTAAATTACCATCGGTACTATATAATTCCATTTTAACTTGAGCCGGCTGAGGGATATAAAATTTGATACGGCTTTCTGATGTGAAAGGTACGGGTGTGCTTTTAATCAATCTTATACTGCTTATATTTTCTGAATTAGGAAATTCATATCGCTTAACTTTTATTTTCTTATCAGCATTCCCCCACAATATTTTAAAGATATAATCAAATATTTGTGAGCTGCTGGCAAATGAAGAACTTCCATAAGGTTTATAAACTGATTCCAATCCGAATCCAAGCAGAGCATAACTTCCTTCTAACTCCTTGTTCACTATTACTCCCCCGGCAGTTTTCTCTTTTGAATCATAGAATATAAACGGCAATGAGTTTTCGGCGAAATCGATTGCATCGGGGTCTAATTGATTATCCGCTCCTATCACTCCGGATATTGAAGTATAAATCGGCATTCCTGAAACGGTTGAATTATAAAGAAGAAGCTCGTTTCTGTTTCCGGCGAATTTTAATCCATCAGATTTAAAAGGTTCATACTCATCCATAAATTCTAATATCTTTTGTCCTGTATAGATAACGTGCCCCCCATTTCTTAAAAACTCATCTAACTCTTTCAGAAGTGACGTCACGGACACAAAAGGAGTGACATCTCCGGAATATATTATTACAGTTTTATATCCCAATAATTCGAAGAAATATTTTTTATCTCTATCTTTGTCCCATTGATGGAATGAATAAGTAAGTTCGAGGCTGTCAAGCGCAGAGGCATAAAATGGCAACAGTTTATCATCATTATCGAGCGATATAATACCGACATCGGCTATACTGACGGAAATAGGTTGAAACGTTCCGGCGTCCACAGTCACTCTCTGAATCATTTCTGCAATTGCATACGGAAATTCAGGATAAACTTTCAAATCGAATCTGCCTGGAACTAATTCTACATTATAAATGCCGTCATCTGTTGAGGTAGCTGTTGTGAACAGCTCTCCCTCCATGAAATAATGGACTTTCCCTCCTACAGGGGAACCTGAACTGTTTATTAGTTTACCTGAAACATCAACTCTTTTTTTCGGAACCAAAGAAAAATTTCCTTCGTAAGAATTCTTCCCTTGTAAATTTACAATTAGTGAATCCGAATAGAATTTAATTTCATCAATTTTGATTACAGCATTCTCAGATATTACTATGGCCGAATACCTTCCCATTTCATCGGTTTCAACAGTTTTGGTCTCAGATTCTGTTCTGATTTCTACGCTTATTAATGGTTCAGGGGATCTTGTACCGGCCAATGTGACAATCCCATGTACTTCAGCAGTACCCATATTAAGTGCGGAACTCGCTACATTAATATTATAATCAGGATAATTCGTACCGGTTGAAACATATTTTAACGCA from Candidatus Neomarinimicrobiota bacterium includes the following:
- a CDS encoding carboxypeptidase regulatory-like domain-containing protein, with the protein product MKTFVLVLLSLIFAPSLSGQDTGFKTFILSLESDDISRDYAGYFRENRSNLDVTGITVLRAMREKSTLSQRSLLPVLKRFQDKGEISSYKPLWLIDAVVVTTTDSIINILSKNNIISEIYSDYNLFNRNIEPLPVDTSLFHLLQAQVGNMKLSSEKSKFKSGEGRRISFIGGNLPTYYPYSPDNIEVIQIDESLINDENTANWDWLTVSAFGWRDSWDNMGIAYKSMIKYVPLFNHASGTPLSDILLALDKLMNINDNTKKPDIIAMTWDLKFGEELEPLWNVIRAIEASQTAFLMMYPENSSAIVRDLPGLFIQGYSEYSKAPYDVVKAPQLLHTSDGSVYFSDLVSLGYVAATLSLLRNDNEKALLNKRYDALKYVSTGTNYPDYNINVASSALNMGTAEVHGIVTLAGTRSPEPLISVEIRTESETKTVETDEMGRYSAIVISENAVIKIDEIKFYSDSLIVNLQGKNSYEGNFSLVPKKRVDVSGKLINSSGSPVGGKVHYFMEGELFTTATSTDDGIYNVELVPGRFDLKVYPEFPYAIAEMIQRVTVDAGTFQPISVSIADVGIISLDNDDKLLPFYASALDSLELTYSFHQWDKDRDKKYFFELLGYKTVIIYSGDVTPFVSVTSLLKELDEFLRNGGHVIYTGQKILEFMDEYEPFKSDGLKFAGNRNELLLYNSTVSGMPIYTSISGVIGADNQLDPDAIDFAENSLPFIFYDSKEKTAGGVIVNKELEGSYALLGFGLESVYKPYGSSSFASSSQIFDYIFKILWGNADKKIKVKRYEFPNSENISSIRLIKSTPVPFTSESRIKFYIPQPAQVKMELYSTDGNLVATILNDSRDMGGYEVNWIPLKSNIDLSPGIYILILRVQGNTGLAHTLMSKMLHL